A DNA window from Barnesiella intestinihominis YIT 11860 contains the following coding sequences:
- a CDS encoding 1-deoxy-D-xylulose-5-phosphate reductoisomerase, protein MKKQLAILGSTGSIGTQTLEVVAEYPDLFEVYTLTANNNVDLLIEQAKHFNPDSVVIANEAHYNKLKEALKDFPIKIYAGENAISEIVEAAPIDIVVTAMVGYSGLKPTIRAIEAHKTIALANKETLVVAGDLIKRLALEYRTPIIPVDSEHSAIFQCLVGEGDNPIEKIILTASGGPFRKFTAEQMAHVTKSDALKHPKWHMGHKITIDSATLMNKGFEMIEAKWLFDVSPQNIEIAVHPQSIVHSMVQFKDGSVKAQLGTQDMRLPIRYALSYPARLESSAPKLTLEQYSELTFEYPDFERFPLLRYAFDAVATGGNMPCIMNAANEIAVAGFLNDTIAYPDIARIVSETMEHIEFIESPEYEDYVHTNKLARNYATELVKSYQ, encoded by the coding sequence ATGAAAAAGCAATTAGCAATATTAGGCTCTACCGGATCGATTGGAACTCAAACATTAGAAGTTGTCGCCGAATATCCCGACTTATTCGAGGTATACACATTAACAGCGAATAATAACGTCGACTTGCTGATAGAACAGGCCAAACATTTTAATCCCGATTCGGTAGTAATAGCCAACGAAGCTCATTATAATAAGCTGAAAGAAGCTCTGAAAGATTTCCCTATAAAAATATATGCGGGAGAAAATGCCATTTCTGAAATCGTAGAGGCAGCGCCCATCGATATAGTAGTCACGGCAATGGTAGGATATTCGGGGTTAAAACCTACTATACGAGCTATCGAAGCTCATAAGACCATTGCTTTGGCCAATAAAGAAACATTGGTAGTTGCCGGGGATCTCATCAAACGTCTTGCTCTCGAATACCGGACACCTATCATTCCTGTCGATTCGGAGCACTCTGCTATTTTCCAGTGCTTAGTTGGCGAAGGAGATAATCCTATCGAGAAAATCATTTTAACGGCATCCGGCGGACCATTCCGAAAATTCACGGCAGAACAGATGGCGCATGTTACCAAAAGCGACGCTTTAAAACACCCCAAGTGGCACATGGGACATAAAATTACCATAGATTCTGCAACACTTATGAACAAAGGCTTTGAAATGATCGAAGCCAAATGGCTGTTTGACGTATCCCCTCAAAACATAGAAATTGCCGTACACCCGCAATCTATCGTGCACTCTATGGTTCAATTCAAAGATGGATCTGTCAAAGCTCAACTGGGGACCCAAGATATGAGACTCCCCATTCGATACGCCTTGTCCTATCCTGCTCGTTTGGAAAGCTCGGCTCCGAAATTGACACTCGAACAATACTCCGAACTCACATTCGAGTATCCCGATTTCGAACGATTCCCTTTGTTACGATATGCATTTGACGCTGTCGCAACAGGTGGGAATATGCCCTGCATTATGAATGCGGCCAACGAAATAGCCGTAGCCGGTTTCCTTAACGACACGATCGCCTACCCCGACATTGCCCGCATTGTTTCTGAAACAATGGAGCATATAGAATTTATCGAGTCACCCGAATATGAGGATTACGTCCACACAAACAAATTAGCCCGCAATTATGCGACCGAACTTGTTAAATCATATCAATAA
- the rseP gene encoding RIP metalloprotease RseP, with amino-acid sequence METFLIKTVQLLLSLSILVIFHEFGHFIFARMFKVRVEKFYLFFDPWFSLFKFKPKNSYTEYGIGWLPFGGYVKISGMIDESMDREQMSQPPKPWEFRSKPAWQRLLIMVAGVVFNFILAVFIYSMIVYTWGTSYIPFKNAYAGMEYCESARNIGFQNGDIPLSADGVDLNYMSSETLQKIVDAKEVKVLRDNDTITIEIPKNFMLRLIDKEELFALYRIPSVVFEASPNTGAARAGLQKGDHIESIDGEKASSLNEMHKILESKPNTSVSVVYSRGSEVKTTEITTDSLGRLGIAIAPLSDSYAIVTEHYGFWESFPKGIELGVDKLKSYVSSMKYVFTKEGAQSLGGFGAIGSIFPATWDWEAFWSMTAFLSVILAFMNILPIPALDGGHVLFLLYEVITRRKPNDKFMEYAQMGGMLFLFALLIYANGNDIFRFFFK; translated from the coding sequence ATGGAAACATTCTTAATAAAAACAGTACAACTACTATTAAGCCTCTCCATATTAGTCATTTTCCACGAATTTGGACATTTTATATTCGCCCGAATGTTCAAGGTTCGGGTTGAAAAATTCTATCTGTTTTTCGATCCGTGGTTTTCTCTTTTCAAATTCAAACCTAAAAATAGCTATACCGAATATGGAATCGGCTGGCTACCGTTCGGAGGATATGTGAAGATTTCGGGAATGATCGACGAATCGATGGACAGAGAACAAATGAGCCAGCCGCCCAAACCGTGGGAATTTCGGTCGAAACCGGCATGGCAAAGGCTCCTAATTATGGTAGCGGGCGTTGTATTTAATTTCATTTTGGCCGTCTTCATCTATTCGATGATCGTCTACACATGGGGAACATCTTATATACCGTTCAAAAACGCTTACGCTGGTATGGAATACTGTGAGTCGGCAAGAAACATAGGATTCCAAAACGGAGATATTCCTCTCTCGGCCGACGGTGTCGATTTGAATTATATGTCGAGCGAGACCCTTCAAAAAATAGTAGACGCCAAAGAGGTGAAAGTTTTGCGAGATAACGACACAATAACCATCGAAATCCCCAAAAACTTTATGTTACGATTGATCGATAAAGAAGAACTGTTCGCATTATACCGTATTCCTTCTGTCGTGTTCGAAGCCTCCCCGAATACCGGGGCAGCACGAGCCGGTCTGCAAAAGGGAGACCATATAGAATCGATCGATGGAGAAAAGGCATCATCACTAAATGAAATGCACAAAATACTGGAATCCAAACCTAACACCAGCGTGTCGGTTGTCTACTCCCGAGGCTCAGAAGTGAAAACGACAGAAATCACGACAGATTCTTTGGGACGATTAGGCATAGCCATTGCTCCTTTGAGCGATAGTTATGCAATAGTCACAGAACATTATGGATTCTGGGAATCTTTTCCCAAAGGGATAGAATTGGGAGTGGACAAATTGAAGAGCTACGTGAGTAGTATGAAATATGTATTCACCAAAGAAGGAGCTCAAAGTTTAGGCGGATTTGGAGCTATCGGAAGTATATTCCCGGCAACATGGGACTGGGAGGCTTTTTGGAGCATGACAGCATTTCTCTCGGTCATATTAGCCTTCATGAATATTTTACCTATTCCTGCTCTTGACGGAGGACATGTCTTATTCCTACTATACGAAGTGATTACAAGAAGGAAACCGAACGATAAATTTATGGAATACGCACAAATGGGAGGCATGCTCTTCCTATTTGCATTATTGATTTATGCTAATGGAAACGATATATTCCGATTTTTCTTTAAGTAA
- a CDS encoding class I SAM-dependent rRNA methyltransferase: protein MDYIKITLKPGKEDSFHRFHPWVFSGAIYRFEKQPEEGDIVEVTDHQGNFIGIGQYQIGSIAVRILTFKPEEINEQFYFKRLQEAYNVRLSLGLLNGEYNNTCRLVHGEGDNLPGLIIDLYNKTAVMQAHTPGMHYARHQIAQALKSVLGNAIDNIYYKSETTLPYKAELDAENEYLLGGDAPNIATENGLKFYVDWVRGQKTGFFVDQRENRALLERYAHGRSVLNMFCYTGGFSFYAMRGNAKLVHSVDSSSKAIDLTCKNVELNFPGDNRHQAFAEDAFKFLDTMGDQYDLIILDPPAFAKHKKVLNNALQGYRKLNAKAFEKIRPGGILFTFSCSQVVSKENFRLAVFSAAAQSGRNVRILHQLTQPADHPVNIYHPEGEYLKGLVLYVE from the coding sequence ATGGACTACATTAAAATAACATTAAAACCGGGGAAAGAAGACTCGTTCCACAGATTCCACCCATGGGTATTCTCAGGAGCGATATATCGCTTTGAGAAACAACCAGAAGAAGGAGATATCGTCGAGGTAACAGACCATCAAGGAAATTTTATCGGTATAGGCCAATACCAAATCGGTAGTATTGCCGTTCGTATATTGACTTTTAAACCGGAAGAAATAAACGAGCAATTCTACTTCAAAAGATTGCAAGAGGCATATAATGTGCGATTAAGTCTCGGTCTCCTTAACGGAGAGTATAACAATACCTGCCGATTGGTACATGGAGAAGGAGACAATTTACCGGGGCTTATCATCGACTTATATAATAAAACGGCTGTCATGCAAGCTCATACTCCGGGCATGCATTACGCCCGTCATCAAATAGCCCAAGCGTTGAAATCGGTTTTGGGAAATGCGATAGACAATATCTACTACAAATCGGAAACTACTCTCCCCTATAAAGCAGAACTTGATGCAGAAAACGAATATCTGTTGGGGGGCGATGCACCTAATATCGCCACGGAAAACGGACTGAAATTTTATGTCGATTGGGTTCGTGGGCAAAAGACCGGGTTCTTCGTCGACCAACGGGAAAACCGGGCCTTGCTCGAACGCTACGCTCACGGACGATCGGTTTTAAACATGTTCTGCTATACCGGCGGTTTCTCTTTTTACGCCATGCGGGGTAATGCCAAATTGGTACATTCGGTCGACAGCTCTTCGAAAGCTATCGATCTGACCTGCAAAAATGTAGAGTTGAACTTTCCCGGAGATAACAGGCATCAAGCATTTGCCGAAGATGCGTTCAAATTTTTGGATACTATGGGAGATCAATATGATTTAATTATTCTCGATCCACCGGCATTTGCAAAACATAAAAAAGTATTGAATAATGCTTTGCAAGGTTATCGGAAACTGAATGCAAAAGCATTCGAAAAAATTCGTCCGGGAGGAATATTGTTCACATTCTCTTGTTCGCAAGTAGTAAGTAAAGAAAATTTCAGATTGGCTGTTTTCAGTGCCGCAGCACAATCGGGACGCAATGTCCGCATTTTACACCAACTGACTCAACCCGCCGACCACCCGGTTAATATCTATCACCCGGAAGGTGAATACTTGAAAGGGTTAGTCTTGTATGTAGAATAA
- a CDS encoding dipeptidyl-peptidase 3 family protein: MKKIVCTMASLLILASCATKQEKDDFDYTVESFADLEILRYKVPGFEELSLKQKELVYYLSEAAAYGRDILYDQNGKWNLAIRRTLEAIYQNYTGDRESQDFKNFEVYLKRVWFSNGIHHHYGCDKFVPEFSQEFFTEAVKSLDPETLPLTTGASVDDLLNTLTPVIFDPSVMPKRVNQAAGEDLIVTSACNYYDGVTQAEAEAFYNKMKNPKDETPISYGLNSRLVKRDGKIVEETYKVGGLYTEAIEKIVYWLEKAAGVAENEQQKEVIEKLIDYYQTGDLKQFDEYAILWVKDLDSQVDFVNGFTETYGDPLGMKASWESIVNFKNLEASERTHTISDNAQWFEDNSPVDSRFKKDKVKGVSAKVITAAMLAGDCYPSTPIGINLPNSNWIRHIHGSKSVTIENITEAYEKAAQGNGFNDEFVWSDTERNLMNNYLFQADNLHTDLHECLGHGSGKLLPGVDPDALKAYSSTLEEARADLFALYYMADPKILELGLLPSEDAYKAAYYKYMMNGLMTQLTRIEPGKNIEESHMRNRQLIARWAYEHGKADNVVEFAKRDGKTYVVINDYEKLRSLFGKLLAEVQRIKSEGDYESGKNLVEEYGVIVDQDLHNEVLARYENLHIAPYKGFVNPVYTPITDENGNITDIQISYNEGYAEQMLRYSKDYSPLPIYTSIPVVCK, encoded by the coding sequence ATGAAAAAAATTGTTTGTACAATGGCTTCATTGCTTATCTTAGCATCTTGTGCTACCAAACAGGAAAAAGACGACTTCGATTACACCGTAGAATCGTTTGCCGATCTTGAAATCCTGCGTTACAAAGTTCCCGGATTCGAGGAATTATCTTTAAAACAAAAAGAATTGGTTTATTACCTCTCCGAAGCTGCGGCATACGGCCGGGATATACTTTATGACCAAAACGGAAAATGGAACTTGGCCATTCGCCGCACTCTCGAAGCAATCTATCAAAACTATACCGGAGACCGCGAAAGTCAGGATTTCAAAAATTTTGAAGTTTATCTGAAACGGGTGTGGTTTTCAAATGGAATTCACCATCACTACGGCTGTGACAAATTTGTTCCCGAATTTTCACAAGAATTTTTTACCGAAGCTGTTAAATCGCTCGACCCTGAAACACTTCCTCTAACCACTGGTGCAAGTGTAGACGATCTACTCAATACATTGACTCCTGTTATTTTCGATCCCTCGGTCATGCCCAAACGAGTAAATCAAGCTGCCGGTGAGGACCTCATCGTCACCTCGGCATGCAATTATTACGATGGTGTGACTCAGGCCGAGGCAGAAGCGTTTTATAACAAAATGAAAAATCCCAAAGACGAAACTCCTATCTCGTACGGACTGAATAGCCGTTTAGTAAAACGTGACGGAAAAATCGTAGAAGAAACCTATAAAGTGGGCGGACTCTATACCGAAGCTATCGAGAAGATTGTATATTGGCTCGAAAAAGCTGCCGGCGTAGCAGAAAACGAACAACAGAAAGAAGTCATCGAGAAACTCATCGATTATTACCAAACCGGTGATTTGAAACAATTCGACGAATATGCCATTCTCTGGGTAAAAGATCTCGATTCCCAAGTAGATTTTGTCAACGGTTTTACCGAAACTTACGGCGATCCATTGGGCATGAAAGCGAGCTGGGAATCTATCGTCAACTTTAAAAATCTCGAAGCATCGGAACGGACTCATACGATCAGCGATAATGCTCAATGGTTCGAAGACAATTCTCCGGTGGATTCTCGATTCAAAAAAGATAAAGTAAAAGGTGTTTCAGCCAAAGTAATCACAGCGGCAATGTTAGCCGGAGACTGTTACCCCTCCACCCCCATAGGTATCAATTTACCCAACTCTAACTGGATTCGCCACATTCACGGATCAAAATCGGTAACGATCGAAAACATTACCGAGGCTTACGAGAAAGCCGCGCAAGGTAACGGATTCAACGATGAGTTCGTATGGAGCGATACCGAACGGAATTTGATGAATAACTACCTCTTCCAAGCCGACAACCTTCACACCGATTTACACGAATGCTTGGGTCATGGATCCGGTAAATTGTTACCCGGTGTAGATCCCGATGCATTAAAAGCATATAGCTCCACATTGGAAGAAGCTCGTGCCGACTTGTTCGCTCTATATTATATGGCCGATCCCAAAATATTGGAATTAGGTCTTCTTCCTTCGGAGGATGCCTACAAAGCAGCTTATTACAAATACATGATGAACGGACTCATGACTCAGCTCACCCGCATAGAACCGGGAAAAAACATAGAAGAGTCGCACATGCGTAATCGCCAATTAATCGCCCGTTGGGCCTACGAACATGGTAAAGCCGACAATGTCGTGGAATTTGCCAAACGTGATGGAAAAACTTACGTTGTCATCAATGATTATGAAAAACTACGGAGTTTGTTCGGTAAATTACTGGCCGAAGTACAACGGATAAAATCGGAAGGTGATTACGAAAGCGGTAAAAACTTAGTCGAGGAGTATGGAGTAATTGTCGACCAAGATTTGCACAATGAGGTATTGGCTCGATATGAAAACCTACACATAGCTCCGTACAAAGGATTTGTAAATCCGGTCTATACACCTATCACCGACGAGAACGGAAATATAACCGACATACAAATCTCCTATAACGAAGGATATGCCGAGCAAATGTTGAGATACTCCAAAGACTATTCTCCTCTGCCTATCTATACGTCTATACCCGTTGTTTGTAAATAA
- a CDS encoding DNA alkylation repair protein, with protein sequence MQQKIKDIKLKFRQAMNGIVSQNMRNLGANYKINFGLTLPLLKKIAEEIPADAQLANALWNDTAVRESMMLAPMLYPADEFNEDEAEKWVTNMPNIEIADICCKSLFRRLRFAPRKALSWSLSDKMIRQYTGLQLATAWLIDHHEINDISIFEQIADIALKKVADPNVNLAFPAVNYLKQAMHHDKLSVYILSNSKNSFENNELYSNLFDELNQEKELFKEFSRYDSN encoded by the coding sequence ATGCAACAAAAAATCAAAGACATAAAACTTAAATTCAGACAGGCAATGAACGGGATCGTTTCTCAAAACATGAGAAATCTCGGAGCCAACTACAAAATAAACTTTGGACTAACATTACCCCTGTTAAAAAAAATAGCCGAAGAGATACCGGCGGATGCTCAACTGGCAAATGCTTTGTGGAACGATACCGCCGTGCGTGAATCGATGATGCTGGCGCCTATGCTCTACCCCGCAGATGAATTTAACGAAGATGAAGCAGAAAAGTGGGTCACGAATATGCCCAATATCGAAATTGCCGATATATGCTGTAAAAGCCTGTTCCGCCGACTCCGATTCGCACCTCGAAAAGCACTGTCATGGAGTCTCTCCGACAAGATGATACGACAGTATACCGGATTGCAGTTAGCGACAGCTTGGCTTATCGACCACCACGAAATAAACGACATTTCGATATTCGAGCAGATAGCCGATATCGCACTAAAAAAAGTGGCAGACCCAAATGTCAATTTAGCTTTTCCTGCCGTCAATTATCTCAAACAAGCCATGCATCATGACAAACTTTCTGTCTATATTCTGTCGAATTCAAAAAACTCATTCGAGAACAATGAGTTATACAGTAACTTATTCGATGAATTAAACCAAGAAAAGGAACTGTTCAAAGAATTTTCGAGATACGATTCAAACTGA
- a CDS encoding Fur family transcriptional regulator, with protein sequence MPEEKSKETVKQLFIQFLESRNLRKTPERFAILEKIYTTTQHFDVETLYEAMIQNGYRVSKATVYNTIDLLLEANLVRKHQFGSNLAQYERVYNANHHHLICMKCGKVREVKDLDLMSNLNTRKFNKFNTSYYTLYVYGICSRCSNKNKKDKIEKK encoded by the coding sequence ATGCCAGAAGAAAAATCAAAAGAAACTGTAAAACAGTTGTTTATACAATTTTTAGAATCCCGGAATTTACGAAAAACCCCGGAACGGTTTGCTATATTGGAGAAAATATACACGACAACTCAACACTTCGATGTAGAAACTCTATATGAAGCTATGATCCAAAATGGATACAGAGTAAGCAAAGCCACGGTCTATAACACGATAGATCTGTTACTCGAAGCCAACTTAGTGCGCAAACACCAATTCGGGAGTAATCTGGCACAGTATGAACGAGTATATAATGCCAACCATCATCATCTCATCTGTATGAAATGTGGTAAAGTCAGGGAAGTAAAAGATTTGGATTTGATGTCCAATTTGAATACTCGCAAATTCAATAAATTCAATACATCGTACTATACCCTATATGTCTATGGCATTTGTAGCCGATGTAGCAACAAAAACAAAAAAGATAAAATCGAAAAGAAATAA
- a CDS encoding adenylosuccinate synthase: MKVDVLLGLQWGDEGKGKVVDVLTPNYDIITRFQGGPNAGHTLEFKGEKYVLRSIPSGIFQGGKINIIGNGVVLDPILFKEEAESLAESGHDLTQCLYISKKAHLILPTHRILDAAYEAAKGSSKIGTTGKGIGPTYSDKISRNGVRVGDIFLDFKKIYTTAKTKHENILRSLNYDYNIDELEPKWFEAIEYLKRFKIIDSEHVINHYLKEGKSILAEGAQGTMLDVDFGSYPFVTSSNTVCAGACTGLGVAPSKIGEVYGIFKAYCTRVGSGPFPTELFDETGKKIRDLGHEYGAVTGRERRCGWIDLVALKYAIMIDGVTKLIMMKSDVLDSFETIKACVAYRINGKETTEFPYSIEENIEPVYVELPGWKTDMTKIHTEKEFPQKFNDYIAFLEKELQVPIQIVSVGPDREQTIILSNK; encoded by the coding sequence ATGAAAGTCGATGTTCTCTTAGGATTGCAATGGGGCGACGAAGGTAAAGGTAAAGTCGTTGATGTATTGACACCCAATTATGATATAATCACTCGCTTTCAGGGAGGCCCCAATGCCGGCCATACACTGGAATTCAAAGGCGAAAAATATGTTTTACGCTCTATTCCTTCGGGTATTTTTCAAGGAGGGAAAATAAATATCATCGGGAATGGCGTAGTTTTGGATCCTATTCTGTTCAAAGAAGAAGCCGAAAGTTTAGCCGAAAGCGGACACGATCTCACCCAATGCCTCTACATTTCAAAAAAAGCTCACCTGATTTTACCCACACACCGAATTCTCGATGCGGCTTATGAAGCTGCGAAAGGAAGCTCCAAAATCGGGACCACAGGAAAAGGTATCGGACCCACCTATTCCGATAAAATCAGTAGAAACGGTGTTCGCGTAGGCGACATATTCCTCGATTTCAAAAAAATATATACCACGGCAAAAACTAAACACGAAAATATTCTTCGCTCTCTTAATTACGATTACAACATAGACGAATTGGAACCCAAATGGTTCGAAGCTATCGAATACTTGAAAAGATTTAAAATCATTGACAGCGAACACGTTATCAATCATTACCTGAAAGAAGGAAAATCTATCCTCGCCGAAGGAGCGCAAGGAACGATGCTCGATGTCGATTTCGGTTCTTACCCGTTCGTCACGTCATCGAATACCGTATGTGCCGGGGCATGTACCGGATTGGGAGTTGCTCCTAGTAAAATCGGAGAAGTGTATGGTATATTCAAGGCCTATTGTACCCGGGTAGGAAGCGGCCCCTTTCCAACTGAACTATTCGACGAAACCGGAAAGAAAATACGAGACCTCGGCCATGAATACGGTGCTGTGACAGGACGGGAACGACGCTGCGGCTGGATCGATTTGGTAGCCTTGAAATACGCGATTATGATAGATGGAGTAACCAAACTAATCATGATGAAAAGCGATGTTCTCGATTCTTTCGAAACCATTAAGGCTTGTGTCGCTTATCGGATAAATGGAAAAGAAACTACTGAATTCCCCTACTCTATTGAAGAAAATATTGAACCGGTTTATGTAGAACTTCCGGGCTGGAAAACCGATATGACTAAGATTCACACAGAAAAAGAATTTCCCCAGAAGTTCAATGATTATATCGCATTTTTGGAAAAAGAATTACAAGTACCTATCCAAATTGTATCGGTGGGACCGGATCGTGAACAAACGATTATCCTCTCCAATAAATAA
- a CDS encoding DUF1015 domain-containing protein, whose protein sequence is MAKIKPFKGIRPPKDFVEQVASRPYDVLNSEEARQEADGNEKSLYHIIKPEIDFVSGTDEHSPEVYQKAVENFNMFQEKGWLVQDNKEHYYIYAQTMNGHTQYGLVVGACVEDYMSGAIKKHELTRRDKEEDRMKHVRINNANIEPVFFAYPDNTELAAIIKQETSVSPEYDFVAPDGFGHHFWVIDNDKTIARITELFAQIPNLYIADGHHRTAAAALVGNEKARQNPNHRGDEEYNYFLAVCFPASQLQIIDYNRVVKDLNGLTPHEFLEKLKENFIVEEKGVQIYKPKKLHNFSLYIDGKWYSLTAKEGTYDDNDPIGILDVTISSDLILRDILGIKDLRSDKRIDFVGGIRGLEELQHRVDSGEMKMALALYPVSMKQLMDIADTGNIMPPKTTWFEPKLRSGLIIHKLE, encoded by the coding sequence ATGGCAAAGATTAAACCATTCAAGGGAATACGTCCTCCGAAAGATTTCGTCGAGCAGGTGGCCTCACGACCTTATGATGTTCTCAATTCAGAAGAAGCGCGCCAAGAAGCCGATGGCAATGAAAAATCGCTCTACCATATTATTAAACCTGAGATCGATTTTGTTTCCGGTACGGACGAACATAGTCCAGAAGTTTATCAAAAAGCGGTAGAGAACTTTAATATGTTCCAAGAGAAAGGTTGGTTGGTACAAGATAACAAAGAACATTATTACATCTACGCTCAAACCATGAACGGACATACTCAATATGGATTGGTCGTAGGTGCATGTGTCGAAGACTATATGTCGGGAGCAATTAAAAAGCACGAACTTACTCGGCGAGATAAAGAGGAAGACCGTATGAAACATGTGCGTATCAATAATGCCAACATCGAACCGGTATTCTTCGCTTATCCTGATAATACAGAACTCGCTGCAATCATCAAACAAGAAACTTCTGTTTCTCCTGAATATGATTTTGTAGCTCCCGATGGATTCGGACACCATTTTTGGGTAATCGACAACGATAAAACAATAGCTCGAATTACAGAACTATTTGCACAAATTCCCAATTTATATATTGCTGACGGACATCACCGAACGGCTGCGGCCGCCCTAGTAGGGAATGAAAAAGCACGGCAAAATCCCAATCATCGCGGTGACGAAGAATACAATTACTTCTTAGCTGTCTGCTTTCCAGCATCTCAATTACAGATTATCGATTACAACCGAGTTGTAAAAGACCTGAACGGACTTACCCCTCATGAATTTCTTGAAAAACTAAAAGAAAATTTCATTGTCGAAGAAAAAGGAGTGCAAATATATAAACCGAAAAAGCTACATAATTTTTCTCTATATATAGATGGGAAATGGTATTCCTTAACGGCAAAAGAAGGTACATACGACGATAACGATCCCATAGGAATACTCGATGTAACTATATCTTCCGACCTAATTCTCAGGGATATTTTGGGTATAAAAGATTTACGTTCGGACAAACGAATCGATTTCGTCGGAGGAATCCGGGGACTCGAAGAATTGCAACACAGAGTCGACAGCGGTGAAATGAAAATGGCTTTGGCTCTATATCCGGTATCGATGAAACAACTGATGGACATAGCGGATACGGGTAACATAATGCCACCCAAAACAACATGGTTCGAACCTAAATTAAGATCTGGGCTGATTATTCATAAATTGGAGTGA
- a CDS encoding RNA polymerase sigma factor: protein MNEKELIEACKNNDVRAQKLLYETFARKMMSVCLRYADNREMAEDFLQDGFIKVFSSIRSYSYEGSFEGWMRRIFVNTALEALRKNDLLRNGVELNALEPQQEADYSAVEKISADELMELIAQLPPGFRTVFNMFAIEGYSHREIAETLNINESTSRSQYTRAKRLLQKWIKELK from the coding sequence ATGAATGAAAAAGAGCTGATAGAAGCTTGTAAAAACAACGACGTTCGAGCGCAGAAGTTACTTTACGAAACTTTTGCTCGCAAAATGATGTCAGTGTGTTTGCGTTATGCCGATAATCGAGAAATGGCAGAAGACTTTTTGCAAGACGGATTTATCAAAGTTTTTTCTTCCATACGGAGTTACAGTTACGAAGGTTCTTTTGAAGGATGGATGCGGCGTATTTTTGTCAATACGGCATTAGAGGCTTTACGCAAAAACGATCTGTTAAGAAACGGAGTCGAGTTAAATGCGTTAGAACCACAGCAAGAGGCCGACTACTCTGCCGTAGAAAAAATCTCGGCCGATGAATTGATGGAACTCATCGCGCAACTACCTCCGGGCTTTCGGACGGTTTTCAATATGTTTGCTATCGAAGGCTATTCACATAGAGAAATAGCCGAGACTTTAAACATCAATGAAAGTACTTCGAGATCGCAGTATACACGGGCAAAAAGATTGCTGCAAAAATGGATTAAAGAATTAAAGTAA